A region of the Serinicoccus profundi genome:
GAGGTCATCGCCACCTCGGCCCGCACGCAGCAGGGCATCGGGGAGCTGACCGCCCGCATCGGTGAGGTGGTGGGTGCGCGCAACGCGGCGGAGGCCCGGTTGGCGGCCGACCTGCGCGCCTCGGCCTCCCGGGTGCGCGAGCAGGGCGTGGGGGAGCAGACCCCGGAGTTCGGGGAGCAGGCCGACCAGCGCCTGCACCAGGCCCTCACGGTGGCCTCCGGGGTGCCCGTGGTGCTCGACGCCGTCGACCGCGACTACCGCCGCCGGGCCCACGCACGCACCGGGTGGCCCTTCACCCGCTGGCTGGCCGGGCTGCGCCCCGACCCGATGCGGCGCCTGCGGCTCGGCGACGACACCGCGGGTGACACCGGCATCGCGCCCTCCGACGTGCGGGCCGTGCTCGGCCGCTCCTCCCTGCCCAGCCCCACCCCGGCGGCCCGGGCCAATGTGCAGCTCGCGACCCGCGACCTGGGTGAGGGGGTCGGGGGCAGCCTTCCCCCGCGCTGGGCCGAGGCGGTGCTGGAGGCGGCGAGCCCGGAGGAGGACACCCTCTCCGACGCGCTCGACCAGGCGATCGTCGGCGTGCCGCTGCGCACCCGGACCCCCTTCTGGTGGTCCGTGCTGGGCGCCCTCCAGCTCGTCCTCGCGGTGACCACCGTCGTCGGCCTGCTGTGGCTGGTCACGCTCGTGGTGCTGGGCTGGCTGCAGCTGCCGGTCGACGCGCCCTTCTGGGGTCCGGTGCCGATCCCGCTGCTGCTTTTCGCCGGCGGAGCCGTGGCCGGGCTGCTGCTCGCCGTCGTGGCGCGGGCTGCGGCCGGTGTCGGAGCTGCTCGCCGGAGACGGCACGTGCAGCAGGTGCTCGACGACGCCATCGACGAGGTGTCCTTCCGGCACGTGCGCAAGCCGGTCATGACCGTGCTCGACCGGCACGAGAAGACCCGCGTCCTGCTGCAGCAGGCCGCCGCCTGAGGCTGTCCACACCCTGCGGCGTGCGGGCGCGGTCGTCCACAGATCCCGGGCGACCCCTGGCCGCGGGCTCCCTGGCGCACCGATCCTGGTCCCACGTCCACGACCCGTGGGCGCTCATGACCAGGAGGGGAACGCACCATGATGAACGAACCCACGATGACCGTGTCCGGCAACCTGACCCGCGACCCGGAGCGCAAGACGAGCATCGCCAACGGCAAGGACTTCGCGGTCGTCCCGATCGCGGTCAACCGGCGCCGCTTCGACCCGGCCCAGGGGGCCTGGGTCACCTCGGACACGATGTTCATCGACCTGCTGTGCTTCCGGCACATCGGGGCCACGGCGCTGGCCAGCTTCCGCAAGGGTGACCCGGTCATCGCGCACGGTCGCCTGTCGTTGCGCGACTGGAAGACCGAGACCTCGGCCGGCACCACCGCCGTCATCGACGTCGACAGCATCGGGCACGACGTCTCGCGCGGGGTGAGCCGCTTCACCAGGGGTCGCGTCGGTTACGACGGCGACCGTCTCGACGAGCACGACCCCACGCCGGCGAGCGCGCTCACGGGAGGTCTCGTCGAGGCTGCGGAGCAGCGGGCCGGCGCCGTGGGGGCCGGCGGCGAGCCCGACGGAGGGGGCGTCGGGGGGCCGGCGGGTGGACCCGCTCTGCCCACCGGCGAGCCGGACCTCGAGATCGCGGCCGACGCCGAGGGGGTGGTGACCGACGACGAGCAGGCCGACGCAGTCCTGGCCCGCAGCGCCTGAGGGGGGGGGGGGGGGGCAGGCGGGGCCGGGCAGGCGGGCCGAGATTCGGAGTCGGCCCGCCCGCCCCGATACCCTGGCGGCATGGCCGAATTCATCTACACCATGAGCCGTGCCCGCAAGGCGCACGGCGACAAGGTGATCCTCGACGACGTGACGATGTCCTTCTACCCGGGCGCCAAGATCGGCGTCGTCGGGCCCAACGGTGCCGGCAAGTCGACGATCCTCAAGATCATGGCCGGGATGGACCAGCCCTCCAACGGTGAGGCCCGCCTGACGCCCGGCTACACCGTGGGGATCCTGCTGCAGGAGCCGCCGCTCAACGAGGACAAGACCGTGCTCGGCAATGTCGAGGAAGGTCTGGGCGAGATCAAGACCAAGGTCGACCGGTTCGAGGAGATCGGCGAGCTCATGGCGCAGCCCGACGCCGACTACGAGGCGTTGATGGAGGAGATGGGCAAGCTCCAGGAGGAGATCGACCACGCCGACGCGTGGGACCTCAACGCCCAGCTCGAGCAGGCGATGGACGCCCTGCGCTGCCCGCCCCCGGACAGCGACGTCACCGTCCTCTCCGGAGGTGAGCGCCGCCGGGTCGCGCTGTGCAAGCTGCTGCTCTCCAAGCCCGACCTGCTGCTCCTCGACGAGCCCACCAACCACCTCGACGCCGAGTCGGTGCAGTGGCTGGAGCAGCACCTCGCGTCCTACCAGGGCGCGGTCCTGGCCGTGACCCACGACCGGTACTTCCTCGACAACGTGGCCCAGTGGATCGCCGAGGTCGACCGCGGGCGCCTCTACCCCTACGAGGGCAACTACTCCACCTACCTGGAGAAGAAGCGCGAGCGGCTGGCCATCGCCGGCAAGAAGGACGCCAAGCTGGCCAAGCGGCTGGAGAGC
Encoded here:
- a CDS encoding GTPase produces the protein MIGRRRSEPALGIADRSERLATALEVGGEELEPASTGAARDVLDRVGERWAIAGGRTVVALAGATGSGKSSLFNTLVGDDVSTISPRRPTTAESGAAVWGEEDAGELLDWLGISNRHHVALTEATAGLDGLVLVDLPDFDSRELRHRVVADRILERADVFVWVADPQKYADARLHDDYLRPLRHHDAVMLVVLNQVDRIREEGGVEQVAADLRRLVQADGAGEHEVIATSARTQQGIGELTARIGEVVGARNAAEARLAADLRASASRVREQGVGEQTPEFGEQADQRLHQALTVASGVPVVLDAVDRDYRRRAHARTGWPFTRWLAGLRPDPMRRLRLGDDTAGDTGIAPSDVRAVLGRSSLPSPTPAARANVQLATRDLGEGVGGSLPPRWAEAVLEAASPEEDTLSDALDQAIVGVPLRTRTPFWWSVLGALQLVLAVTTVVGLLWLVTLVVLGWLQLPVDAPFWGPVPIPLLLFAGGAVAGLLLAVVARAAAGVGAARRRRHVQQVLDDAIDEVSFRHVRKPVMTVLDRHEKTRVLLQQAAA
- a CDS encoding single-stranded DNA-binding protein; the protein is MMNEPTMTVSGNLTRDPERKTSIANGKDFAVVPIAVNRRRFDPAQGAWVTSDTMFIDLLCFRHIGATALASFRKGDPVIAHGRLSLRDWKTETSAGTTAVIDVDSIGHDVSRGVSRFTRGRVGYDGDRLDEHDPTPASALTGGLVEAAEQRAGAVGAGGEPDGGGVGGPAGGPALPTGEPDLEIAADAEGVVTDDEQADAVLARSA